The Eremothecium gossypii ATCC 10895 chromosome IV, complete sequence genome contains a region encoding:
- the MPT5 gene encoding Mpt5p (Syntenic homolog of Saccharomyces cerevisiae YGL178W (MPT5)), translating to MPYTHQPQLSINSIQSLVEPVTPPLGQMNNKQNHQRTNSLDLSGFNQFMASNSPINLPTLSPMSGGMLSSVAKPRISSLPLITEFDTASVESSATLIAGETPYGAALPALRSVSGSTVASNAGAASAGAAATARSSSSVSSATSASTGAQGCNPDLGSLPIEELDYLQLATDQYGCRFLQRKLENPAESNQVRDLMYSQIKPYLLDLILDPFGNYLIQKLCEYLTLDQKTSMIQDIYTHVFEISINQYGTRSLQKIIDTTETEQHIDMIVSGFSQQFTSINQVVTLINDLNGNHVIQKCIFKFQPTKFDFIIDAIVEKDNIIKISTHKHGCCVLQKLLSVCTLQQIFKISVKIIQYLPGLINDQFGNYIIQFLFDIKELDFYLLGEIFSKLSHELCQLSCLKFSSNVVEKFIKKLFQIVHDSLTNPSASASPPIKVVSNGSHSYQHQADDVVNVAMGILLTITDIFTANLNVLIRDNFGNYALQTLLDVKNYTHLLEIPGNNYIHSSPRLTKFSHEFTLKVGNLIVLTKELLPSIKTTSYAKKIKLKVKAYAELTGVSFTDLSPKKGQQNAPNGIASGSSAANGGCSHRKQHARHYSLPANSFRHQRSNSTISLSGGYHGQQGHPQQQVNMMRLPQKLNFNMSQLSQQQHLSQQAVFNQLQTQQQHVQLVSPSHQAMNMPSTYQQQPQMPPQPEYLSMNFTNATPAYASGETQTTSFADPFTYEQQQKQQWHQHRQQQLQQQHSSVSHMRHNLSDAGLFSHQAASSSASNLMAMNSGAASPTPQQPMYLTNAAAMEYDMHLGNGFYR from the coding sequence ATGCCCTATACGCACCAGCCGCAGCTGTCGATCAACTCAATCCAGTCGCTGGTGGAGCCGGTGACGCCTCCTCTGGGCCAGATGAACAACAAGCAGAACCATCAGAGAACCAACTCGTTGGATCTGTCGGGGTTCAACCAGTTCATGGCGAGCAACTCGCCGATCAACTTGCCTACGCTGTCGCCGATGAGCGGCGGGATGCTGTCTTCGGTGGCAAAGCCGCGGATCTCGTCGCTGCCACTGATCACAGAGTTCGACACAGCGTCGGTGGAAAGCTCCGCGACCCTGATTGCGGGTGAAACGCCGTATGGtgcggcgctgccggcgctgcgcagTGTGAGCGGGTCGACGGTGGCGTCGAACGCTGGCGCGGCGTcggctggcgcggcggcaacggcgcgctcgtcgtcgtcagTCTCGTCCGCCACCTCAGCAAGCACAGGAGCGCAGGGCTGCAACCCGGACCTAGGCTCCTTGCCGATCGAAGAGCTCGATTacctgcagctggcgaCGGACCAGTACGGCTGCCGCTTTTTGCAACGCAAGCTAGAGAACCCTGCGGAGTCCAACCAGGTGCGCGACCTGATGTATTCGCAGATCAAGCCATACCTGCTGGACCTTATTTTGGATCCGTTCGGCAATTATCTCATTCAGAAGCTGTGCGAATATCTCACTCTGGATCAGAAGACGTCCATGATCCAAGACATATACACCCATGTCTTTGAAATATCGATTAACCAGTATGGTACTCGCTCTTTGCAGAAGATCATTGATACGACTGAGACAGAGCAGCATATCGACATGATTGTCAGCGGGTTTTCGCAGCAGTTTACTTCCATCAACCAAGTGGTAACTCTTATCAACGATCTCAACGGGAACCATGTTATCCAAAAGTGTATCTTCAAGTTTCAGCCAACTAAGTTTGACTTTATCATCGATGCGATTGTCGAAAAAGACAATATCATCAAGATTTCCACGCATAAGCACGGCTGCTGTGTCTTGCAGAAGCTCTTGAGTGTGTGCACCTTGCAACAAATCTTCAAGATTTCTGTCAAGATAATCCAGTACTTGCCGGGGCTCATCAATGATCAGTTTGGCAACTACATAATTCAGTTCCTGTTTGATATCAAGGAGCTGGATTTCTACTTATTGGGTGAGATTTTCAGCAAGCTGTCGCACGAGCTGTGCCAGTTGTCCTGTTTGAAGTTCTCTTCCAATGTTGTTGAGAAATTTATAAAAAAGTTGTTTCAGATTGTTCATGACTCTCTCACAAACCCTTCAGCTTCAGCTTCACCTCCTATCAAGGTTGTGAGTAATGGTTCGCACTCGTACCAACATCAGGCAGACGATGTCGTCAATGTTGCGATGGGGATCCTGCTAACTATCACAGATATCTTTACTGCAAATCTGAATGTGCTGATCAGGGATAACTTTGGTAACTACGCCCTTCAAACTTTACTTGATGTGAAAAACTACACTCACCTGTTGGAGATTCCTGGCAATAACTATATCCATAGCTCTCCTAGATTGACTAAATTCAGTCATGAATTTACGCTAAAGGTGGGCAACCTGATTGTGTTGACGAAGGAGCTATTGCCAAGTATCAAGACCACTTCGTATGCTAAGAAAATCAAGTTGAAAGTGAAGGCATACGCCGAACTAACCGGCGTATCTTTCACTGACCTCTCTCCCAAGAAGGGCCAACAGAATGCACCCAATGGTATTGCTTCTGGAAGCTCAGCTGCTAACGGGGGGTGCTCTCATCGCAAGCAGCATGCTCGGCACTACTCCTTACCGGCAAATTCCTTTAGGCACCAGCGCAGTAACAGCACTATTTCATTATCTGGTGGTTACCATGGGCAGCAAGGGCACCCACAGCAACAGGTGAACATGATGCGCCTACCTCAAAAGTTAAATTTCAATATGTCCCAGCTTTCGCAGCAACAGCATCTGTCGCAGCAGGCTGTATTCAACCAACTTCagacgcagcagcaacatGTACAGCTTGTCTCTCCTTCCCATCAGGCTATGAATATGCCATCGACTtaccagcagcagccccaGATGCCGCCTCAACCGGAATATCTCTCTATGAACTTCACGAACGCTACGCCAGCATATGCCTCAGGTGAGACCCAGACCACTTCGTTTGCCGACCCGTTTACGTACGAGCAACAGCAGAAACAACAGTGGCATCAGCACCGACAGCAACAGCTCCAACAGCAGCATTCGTCCGTATCCCATATGCGCCATAACTTATCCGACGCGGGCCTGTTTTCACATCAGGCTGCATCATCATCGGCCTCTAATCTAATGGCGATGAACAGCGGAGCTGCTAGTCCAACTCCCCAGCAGCCAATGTACTTGACAAACGCCGCGGCTATGGAATACGACATGCACTTAGGTAACGGATTTTACCGCTGA
- the ARC15 gene encoding Arc15p (Syntenic homolog of Saccharomyces cerevisiae YIL062C (ARC15)) translates to MTDWRRIDIDAFDPDSGRLTAQDLVPPAASQPSPQELQARIAQLRSAGASGDFARGVQIAVSDPPYGADEQTKSQYLLAVLDLLTQVRQADIAGILQQLNRPQQDVLLKYLYRGMAVPEGQKQGGMLLAWFEKLTQQTGINPIVRFLSDRRTV, encoded by the coding sequence ATGACCGATTGGAGGAGAATTGACATAGACGCGTTTGACCCGGACAGCGGACGGCTGACTGCACAGGACCTTGTGCCGCCCGCTGCCTCACAGCCCTCGCCccaggagctgcaggcCAGGATCGCACAGCTGCGCTCCGCAGGCGCCAGCGGCGACTttgcgcgcggcgtgcaGATCGCAGTCTCGGACCCGCCGTACGGCGCCGACGAACAGACGAAATCGCAGTACCTGCTTGCCGTGCTGGACCTGCTCACCCAGGTGAGACAGGCCGACATCGCGGGCatcctgcagcagctgaaCCGCCCGCAGCAGGATGTGCTGCTCAAGTACCTGTACCGCGGCATGGCCGTGCCCGAGGGCCAGAAGCAGGGCGGCATGCTGCTCGCGTGGTTCGAAAAGCTGACGCAGCAGACCGGCATAAACCCGATCGTGCGCTTCTTATCGGACAGGCGCACTGTATAG
- the ARG56 gene encoding bifunctional acetylglutamate kinase/N-acetyl-gamma-glutamyl-phosphate reductase (Syntenic homolog of Saccharomyces cerevisiae YER069W (ARG5,6)), which translates to MLASTLYCFSRASLVAGSKTGRHGLVRAAYKRELFSTAAIKKLNYARTGNNEGVGSLQTRSTVIQLLNSIGSKREVEQYLKYFTSVSEQQFAVIKVGGAIISDNLPELASCLAFLYHVGLYPIVLHGTGPQVNNKLEAQGIEPSYIEGIRVTDPVTMTVVRECFLEQNLKLVTALEQMGVRARPITSGVFTADYLDKEKYQLVGNITSVCKDPIEASIKAGALPILTSFAETTAGQTLNVNADVAASSLARAFEPLKVVYLNEKGGIINGETGEKVSVINLDEEYEDLMRQSWVKYGTKLKLQEIKELLDYLPRTSSVAIINVQDLQKELFTDSGAGTMIRRGYKLLKGSSMQQFGAERLRTALERDPEIRSGRLSVASYLKSIEETNITTYADEPMEVLAIIDNDGTIPRVDKFLCSQAGWLNNVADNVFKTLKRDFGALAWEVEERDPAISWHFSNSEGSFLRNGKVLFWYGINDLETVVSIVDSFLRRVSPTSARNSMNNAFSAKQSKRYYSIASRRAPPKLQGENTSISRVALIGARGHTGTNLISLIENHPYLELACVSSRQNAGKPLEGYTKAQIVYDNLSPDDAKKLELEGAVDVWVMALPNNVCKPFVDAIESVQRESKIVDLSADYRFVPPAVAAYGLPELNDRNEIASARKIANPGCYATCAQLSLAPLLPYMTAAPVVFGVSGYSGAGTTPSPKNDPAVLHDNLIPYSLTDHIHEREISTRLGTTVAFHPHVAQWFQGITQTISVPVKKGALTQDRVSSLYKEFYRGERLVTIADDVPLVRAIAGSHGVVIGGFKVNRSQDRVVVVGTIDNLLKGAATQCLQNINLALGYSEYEGIPTAPSNAS; encoded by the coding sequence ATGCTTGCGAGCACTCTCTACTGTTTTAGTAGAGCTTCGCTGGTAGCAGGATCTAAAACCGGACGCCATGGGCTGGTCCGTGCCGCATACAAGCGCGAATTGTTCAGCACTGCCGCTATAAAGAAGCTGAACTATGCAAGAACCGGGAACAACGAGGGCGTTGGGTCTCTGCAGACACGGTCCACCGTGATCCAGCTTCTCAACAGTATTGGCTCTAAGCGTGAAGTAGAACAGTACCTGAAGTACTTTACTTCCGTCTCGGAGCAGCAATTCGCGGTTATCAAAGTTGGAGGTGCCATCATCAGCGACAACTTGCCGGAACTGGCTTCATGCCTGGCGTTCCTGTACCATGTGGGGCTCTATCCGATTGTGCTGCATGGCACGGGTCCGCAGGTGAATAACAAATTGGAGGCTCAGGGTATCGAGCCTTCATATATAGAAGGAATTCGCGTAACTGATCCTGTGACCATGACAGTAGTTCGCGAGTGCTTTCTGGAACAGAACCTGAAACTTGTGACGGCCTTGGAGCAGATGGGCGTCCGTGCCCGGCCGATCACGTCGGGAGTCTTTACGGCAGACTATCTAGACAAGGAAAAATACCAGTTAGTGGGAAACATTACCAGCGTGTGCAAAGATCCAATTGAGGCTTCAATCAAGGCAGGCGCTTTGCCTATCTTGACGTCTTTTGCGGAAACCACGGCAGGCCAGACCCTAAACGTAAATGCAGATGTCGCGGCCAGCTCGTTGGCTCGCGCGTTTGAGCCATTGAAAGTGGTATACCTGAACGAGAAAGGTGGTATAATCAACGGCGAGACGGGGGAGAAAGTTTCCGTCATAAACCTTGATGAGGAGTACGAGGACCTGATGCGCCAGAGCTGGGTTAAGTATGGGACGAAACTGAAGTTGCAGGAAATTAAAGAACTACTCGACTACCTGCCTCGAACATCCTCTGTTGCTATAATCAACGTTCAAGATTTGCAGAAAGAACTATTCACTGACTCCGGCGCAGGTACGATGATCCGCAGGGGTTACAAACTACTGAAGGGCTCTTCCATGCAGCAGTTTGGTGCAGAACGCTTGAGAACTGCCCTTGAAAGAGATCCGGAGATTAGATCGGGACGGCTGTCTGTGGCTTCGTACTTGAAGTCAATTGAGGAAACTAATATTACAACATATGCAGATGAGCCTATGGAAGTGCTGGCTATTATTGACAATGACGGAACAATACCCAGGGTTGACAAATTCCTCTGTTCTCAGGCGGGTTGGTTGAACAATGTAGCTGACAACGTCTTCAAGACACTAAAGAGAGACTTTGGGGCGCTGGCTTGGGAGGTCGAGGAAAGAGATCCTGCTATTTCATGGCACTTCTCTAATTCCGAGGGTTCCTTCCTTAGAAACGGCAAGGTGCTATTCTGGTACGGGATAAATGACCTGGAAACTGTCGTCAGCATTGTAGATTCATTTCTCCGGAGGGTTTCCCCGACGTCCGCCAGGAACTCCATGAATAATGCCTTTTCTGCGAAACAGTCGAAGCGCTATTACTCAATCGCCAGCAGAAGAGCACCCCCTAAACTACAGGGCGAAAATACATCCATCAGTAGAGTGGCACTGATCGGCGCAAGGGGGCATACAGGTACCAATTTAATTTCTCTAATTGAAAATCACCCATATCTAGAACTCGCATGTGTTTCCTCTCGTCAGAATGCAGGTAAACCCTTGGAGGGCTACACGAAAGCGCAGATTGTTTACGACAACTTGAGCCCGGACGACGCAAAGAAACTCGAGCTTGAGGGTGCAGTCGATGTGTGGGTCATGGCGCTCCCCAATAACGTCTGCAAGCCTTTCGTGGATGCCATCGAGAGCGTCCAGCGCGAGTCCAAGATAGTCGACCTCAGTGCAGACTATAGATTTGTACCGCCTGCGGTCGCAGCCTACGGTCTGCCAGAGCTTAACGACCGCAACGAAATCGCTTCTGCTCGAAAGATCGCGAACCCCGGCTGCTACGCCACCTGCGCCCAGCTTTCCCTGGCACCGCTTCTTCCATACATGACTGCGGCCCCCGTCGTCTTCGGCGTCTCTGGGTACTCCGGTGCAGGCACTACGCCGTCTCCGAAGAACGACCCCGCAGTGCTGCACGACAACCTCATACCCTACTCCCTCACAGACCACATCCACGAACGGGAGATATCCACACGATTGGGTACCACCGTCGCGTTTCATCCACATGTGGCACAGTGGTTCCAGGGCATCACGCAGACTATTTCCGTTCCTGTCAAAAAAGGCGCGCTGACACAGGATCGGGTGTCGTCGCTTTATAAAGAATTCTACCGTGGCGAAAGGCTGGTGACCATAGCAGACGACGTGCCGCTGGTCCGTGCCATCGCGGGTTCCCACGGCGTGGTTATTGGCGGCTTTAAGGTGAATCGCTCTCAGGACAGGGTCGTGGTAGTCGGCACCATCGACAACCTTCTCAAAGGCGCCGCTACGCAGTGCCTGCAAAACATCAATCTTGCTCTGGGATACAGCGAATACGAGGGCATCCCCACGGCACCCAGCAATGCCTCGTGA
- the EFM4 gene encoding Efm4p (Syntenic homolog of Saccharomyces cerevisiae YIL064W (SEE1)) codes for MDTTQLNQSKLGTREYWDEFYAVEQRNFEADAQDTGECWFDEDRAAERMVEFLEEHVGEWRIAPDAAVLDVGCGNGHLLFALADAGFHGRLEGVDYSERSVQLARAIGATHDADVGFHAADVFSAAWQPGVFDVVLDKGTLDAIALSGMQPAGAASVPAAYAAVVERVLAPGGVLLITSCNFTEDELVRLVEAGSGLRKCGRIAYPEFGFGGKKGSTICSVAFTKAM; via the coding sequence ATGGACACGACGCAGCTCAACCAGTCAAAGCTGGGCACGCGCGAGTACTGGGACGAGTTCTACGCGGTAGAGCAGCGCAACTTTGAGGCGGATGCGCAGGACACGGGTGAGTGCTGGTTCGACGAGGACCGCGCGGCTGAGCGCATGGTGGAGTTCCTGGAGGAGCACGTGGGCGAGTGGCGCATAGCGCCGGACGCGGCGGTCCTGGATGTGGGGTGCGGCAACGGGCACCTGCTGTTTGCACTCGCGGACGCCGGCTTCCACGGGCGGCTAGAGGGCGTGGACTACTCAGAGCGCTCTgtgcagctggcgcgcgccatCGGCGCGACGCACGACGCGGACGTCGGCTTCCATGCGGCCGACGTGTTCAGCGCGGCGTGGCAGCCGGGCGTGTTTGACGTGGTGCTGGACAAGGGCACGCTGGACGCGATTGCGCTGAGCGGCATGCAGCCCGCGGGTGCCGCGAGCGTGCCCGCTGCGTACGCCGCTGTCGTGGAGCGCGTGCTCGCGCCCGGCGGCGTGCTGCTGATCACCTCGTGCAACTTCACGGAGGACGAGCTTGTGCGCCTGGTGGAGGCCGGCAGCGGGCTGCGCAAGTGCGGCCGTATCGCCTACCCGGAGTTTGGCTTCGGCGGGAAGAAAGGCAGCACAATTTGTAGTGTGGCATTCACAAAGGCTATGTAG
- the RNR3 gene encoding ribonucleotide-diphosphate reductase subunit RNR3 (Syntenic homolog of Saccharomyces cerevisiae YER070W (RNR1) and YIL066C (RNR3)), translated as MYVYKRDGRKEPVKFDKITARISRLCYGLDPKHVDAVKITQRIISGVYEGVTTVELDNLAAETCAYMTTVHPDYATLAARIAISNLHKQTTKQFSQVVSDLYHYTNPKNGLHSPMISDEVYEIVMAHKDELNSAIVYDRDFQYNYFGFKTLERSYLLRIDGKVAERPQHMVMRVAVGIHGKDIKKAIETYNLMSMRYFTHASPTLFNAGTPHPQMSSCFLVAMKDDSIEGIYDTLKECAMISKTAGGIGLHIHNIRSTGSYIAGTNGTSNGIIPMVRVYNNTARYVDQGGNKRPGAFAIYLEPWHSDVFDFIDIRKNHGKEEIRARDLFPALWVPDLFMRRVQENGDWTLFSPSEAPGLSDVWGEEFEELYERYVREGRGRKTIKAQKLWYAILEAQTETGTPFILYKDACNRKSNQKNLGTIKSSNLCCEIVEYSSPEETAVCNLASIALPAFIAEAADGKTQWYDFDKLHEIAKVVTRNLNRVIDRNYYPVETAKRSNMRHRPIALGVQGLADAFMILRIPFDSPQAKELNSQIFETLYHAACEASMELAIEEGPYESFKGSPASQGILQFDMWNHKPSGMWDWDALKAKIIEHGMRNSLLLAPMPTASTSQILGYNECFEPYTSNMYSRRVLSGEFQIVNPYLLRDLVDLGIWDDSMKSHIISDNGSIQGLPNIPQELKDLYKTVWELSQKTIIDMAADRGAFVDQSQSLNIHIRAPTMGRLTSMHFYGWKKGLKTGMYYLRTQAASAAIQFTVDKAVAEQAANNVADLSRLHRPRYVPHAVGVSAAPVSDSPRAAAPSSAGDISSISASMASLEVQAAPPASSATAMSSEQASEGKPAASAESTVTAGSTVTAESTLTAESDYDIYNSKVIACAIDNPGACEMCSG; from the coding sequence ATGTATGTGTACAAGAGGGACGGGCGTAAGGAGCCAGTCAAGTTCGACAAGATCACGGCGCGGATATCGCGGCTGTGCTACGGGTTGGACCCAAAACACGTCGATGCGGTGAAGATAACACAGCGCATCATCTCCGGTGTGTACGAGGGTGTGACTACGGTGGAGCTAGACAACCTTGCGGCGGAGACCTGTGCTTACATGACTACGGTGCACCCGGACTACGCCACTTTGGCGGCGCGGATTGCCATCTCAAACCTGCACAAGCAGACGACGAAGCAGTTCTCGCAGGTGGTTAGCGACCTGTACCACTACACGAACCCCAAGAACGGGCTGCACTCGCCGATGATTTCGGACGAGGTGTACGAGATCGTGATGGCGCACAAGGACGAGTTGAACTCGGCCATCGTGTACGACCGCGACTTCCAGTACAACTACTTTGGCTTCAAGACGCTGGAGCGGTCGTACCTGCTGCGGATAGACGGCAAGGTGGCGGAGCGGCCGCAGCACATGGTGATGCGTGTGGCTGTGGGGATCCACGGTAAAGACATCAAGAAGGCTATTGAGACGTACAACCTGATGTCGATGCGCTACTTCACACATGCCTCGCCGACGCTGTTCAACGCGGGAACGCCGCATCCGCAGATGTCCTCGTGCTTCTTGGTAGCGATGAAAGATGACTCCATCGAGGGCATCTACGACACGCTGAAGGAGTGTGCGATGATCTCCAAAACCGCGGGCGGCATCGGGCTGCACATTCACAACATCCGCTCGACTGGCTCCTACATTGCGGGTACTAATGGTACATCCAATGGTATCATTCCTATGGTGCGTGTTTACAACAACACGGCGCGGTATGTGGACCAGGGCGGCAATAAGCGGCCAGGTGCGTTTGCTATATACTTGGAGCCATGGCATTCCGACGTGTTCGACTTCATTGATATTCGCAAGAACCACGGCAAGGAGGAAATACGTGCCCGCGACCTTTTCCCTGCCCTGTGGGTTCCTGATCTCTTCATGAGAAGAGTCCAGGAAAACGGCGATTGGACGCTATTTTCTCCAAGCGAGGCACCAGGGCTATCCGACGTCTGGGGCGAGGAGTTCGAAGAACTGTATGAACGTTATGTCCGTGAGGGGCGCGGAAGAAAGACAATCAAGGCACAGAAGCTGTGGTACGCAATTCTTGAGGCTCAAACAGAGACGGGTACTCCATTTATCCTTTACAAAGATGCCTGCAACCGCAAGTCGAACCAAAAAAACCTCGGTACAATCAAGTCGTCCAACCTTTGCTGCGAAATCGTGGAATACTCTTCTCCAGAAGAGACTGCGGTGTGCAATCTTGCGTCGATCGCCCTGCCTGCGTTCATTGCGGAGGCAGCGGACGGCAAGACGCAGTGGTACGACTTCGACAAGCTGCACGAAATTGCAAAGGTCGTCACTCGTAACTTGAACAGGGTCATTGACCGTAATTATTACCCAGTAGAGACCGCAAAAAGGTCCAACATGAGACATAGACCAATTGCATTAGGAGTCCAGGGTTTGGCAGACGCATTCATGATTTTGCGTATTCCATTCGACTCCCCTCAGGCAAAGGAGCTAAACAGCCAGATATTCGAGACGCTGTACCATGCAGCCTGCGAGGCTTCTATGGAGCTTGCCATTGAGGAGGGCCCATATGAATCTTTCAAGGGCTCGCCAGCCTCCCAGGGCATTCTACAGTTCGACATGTGGAATCACAAACCATCCGGCATGTGGGACTGGGACGCCCTAAAGGCTAAGATTATCGAGCATGGTATGAGAAACTCTCTATTGCTGGCACCAATGCCTACTGCATCTACTTCCCAGATTCTCGGTTACAACGAGTGCTTCGAGCCATACACATCAAACATGTACTCGCGTCGTGTGCTATCCGGAGAATTTCAGATCGTCAATCCCTacctgctgcgcgaccTAGTCGACCTGGGCATATGGGACGACTCCATGAAGTCCCACATCATATCCGATAACGGTTCTATTCAGGGACTGCCCAACATCCCACAAGAGCTCAAAGACCTCTACAAGACCGTCTGGGAGCTCTCTCAGAAGACCATAATCGACATGGCTGCTGACCGTGGTGCCTTTGTGGACCAGTCGCAGTCGCTCAACATCCACATTCGCGCCCCAACCATGGGTCGCCTCACGTCCATGCACTTCTACGGCTGGAAAAAGGGCCTGAAAACAGGGATGTACTACCTGCGCACCCAAGCCGCCTCCGCCGCTATTCAGTTCACCGTTGACAAAGCCGTCGCAGAGCAGGCTGCCAACAACGTCGCTGACCTTTCCCGGTTGCACCGTCCGCGCTACGTCCCGCATGCCGTCGGTGTCTCCGCCGCCCCGGTCTCGGACAGCCCccgcgctgcagcgccatCTTCTGCCGGTGATATCTCCTCCATTTCCGCCAGCATGGCCTCCCTAGAAGTTCAGGCCGCTCCTCCGGCCTCTTCTGCCACTGCCATGTCATCTGAACAGGCCTCTGAAGGCAAGCCTGCTGCCTCAGCTGAGTCCACTGTCACTGCCGGGTCCACCGTCACCGCTGAATCTACCCTTACTGCAGAGTCCGACTACGACATTTACAATTCCAAGGTCATTGCCTGTGCAATTGACAACCCAGGCGCCTGCGAGATGTGCTCTGGCTGA
- the FIS1 gene encoding Fis1p (Syntenic homolog of Saccharomyces cerevisiae YIL065C (FIS1)): MSNINFLPTIEDAYGALSAEQLDILRQQVLSEGGDIASIQSRFNYAWGLVKSHDAEDQRLGVKLLTDIYKESPMRRRESLYYLAIGCYKLGEYAMAKRYADALVAHEPDNAQARTLKAMVEQKIQTEGLKGAALVGAGLAAVAAAAGFLLRQRRP, translated from the coding sequence ATGAGCAACATCAACTTCCTGCCTACCATCGAAGACGCCTACGGCGCGCTCTCCGCCGAGCAGCTCGACATCCTGCGCCAGCAGGTGCTCTCCGAGGGCGGCGACATCGCATCGATCCAGTCGCGCTTCAACTACGCCTGGGGCCTTGTCAAGTCGCACGACGCCGAGGACCAGCGCCTGGGCGTCAAGCTGCTCACCGACATATACAAGGAGTCCCCGATGCGCCGCCGCGAGTCTCTGTACTACCTGGCGATCGGGTGCTACAAGTTGGGCGAGTACGCGATGGCCAAGCGCTACGCGGATGCGCTGGTAGCGCACGAGCCTGACAACGCGCAGGCGCGCACGCTGAAGGCGATGGTCGAGCAGAAGATCCAGACCGAGGGCCTCaagggcgcggcgctggtgggcgcggggctggcggcggtcgcagcggcggccggGTTTCTGCTGCGGCAACGGCGGCCTTAG
- the YRB2 gene encoding Yrb2p (Syntenic homolog of Saccharomyces cerevisiae YIL063C (YRB2)), with protein MPEQPIVEKADSNGHAEPEAAKRTRSEGSGEAEEQVEPHKKLRKATEEPESASETVCEDKAEHGDDSGGEQQTTRNGELSAAAEAQPQKQAAGDAPRTAFGERPPFVAAKPFGAAGFSVKKDGAAASGSASPPGAGAPSAGDPKPFSFGSGLAFGSGFKVLKPDAKPGSTIFDKKDGTTSPLPESTAASVASEASDAADSDAREASICLQKQVTQTGEEAEDSLYQANVKLYQLVSISEGWKERGVGPVHVNKDRSTGRARLVMRSRGLLKVILNLPLVKGFSIQKGFPGSLQSEKFIRILAADSSKGPVQYALKTAAPPVAEQLYKTIADLIPDKPSV; from the coding sequence ATGCCCGAGCAGCCAATCGTCGAGAAAGCCGATAGCAATGGGCACGCCGAGCCTGAGGCTGCAAAGAGAACAAGATCAGAAGGTTCGGGTGAGGCCGAGGAGCAAGTGGAGCCGCACAAGAAGCTGCGCAAGGCGACTGAGGAGCCCGAGTCGGCATCGGAGACCGTATGCGAGGACAAGGCGGAGCACGGGGACGATTCAGGCGGCGAACAACAGACGACGCGCAACGGCGAATTGAGCGCGGCCGCAGAGGCGCAGCCGCAGAAGCAGGCGGCTGGCGATGCCCCCAGGACCGCGTTCGGCGAGCGGCCGCCGTTTGTCGCTGCAAAGCCGTTCGGCGCTGCAGGGTTCAGCGTCAAGAAGgacggcgccgccgcgagcggcagcgccagccCACCGGGGGCTGGCGCCCCTAGCGCCGGGGACCCCAAGCCGTTCTCCTTCGGCTCCGGGCTTGCATTTGGCAGTGGCTTCAAAGTGCTGAAGCCCGATGCCAAGCCCGGCAGCACCATATTCGACAAGAAGGATGGCACCACCTCTCCGCTGCCGGAGTCGACGGCTGCGTCCGTGGCGTCCGAGGCTTCGGACGCTGCAGACTCGGACGCACGTGAGGCCAGCATCTGTCTGCAGAAGCAGGTCACACAAACGGGCGAGGAGGCAGAGGACTCACTGTACCAGGCCAATGTCAAACTGTACCAGCTCGTCAGCATCTCTGAGGGCTGGAAGGAGCGTGGCGTAGGGCCTGTGCACGTCAATAAGGACCGTTCCACCGGTCGGGCCCGCCTCGTCATGCGTTCCCGCGGCCTGCTGAAGGTCATCCTCAACCTGCCGCTCGTCAAGGGCTTTTCGATCCAGAAGGGCTTCCCAGGCTCGCTGCAGAGTGAAAAATTCATCCGCATTTTGGCCGCCGACAGTAGTAAAGGCCCGGTGCAGTACGCACTGAAGACCGCCGCCCCGCCAGTTGCCGAACAGCTTTACAAAACCATCGCGGACCTCATCCCGGACAAGCCGTCCGTGTAA